In a single window of the Olivibacter sp. SDN3 genome:
- the ureA gene encoding urease subunit gamma, translating into MRLTPRESEKLLLHLAGELAAKRLKRGVKLNYPESIAYISAQLMEEARDGKTVAELMQYGTTLLKRDQVMEGVPEMIHDVQLEVTFPDGTKLVTVHEPIR; encoded by the coding sequence ATGCGTTTAACACCAAGAGAATCTGAAAAACTGTTGCTGCACCTGGCTGGTGAGCTGGCAGCCAAGCGATTAAAAAGAGGAGTAAAACTGAATTACCCGGAAAGCATTGCCTACATCAGTGCGCAGCTCATGGAAGAGGCAAGAGACGGGAAGACGGTTGCCGAACTGATGCAATACGGCACAACCTTATTGAAAAGAGATCAGGTAATGGAAGGTGTGCCCGAAATGATCCATGATGTACAATTGGAAGTGACCTTTCCTGATGGAACGAAGCTGGTTACGGTACACGAACCTATACGTTAA